The DNA segment TTCCGCGACGACCCGCGCTTCGGCGGGCTGCTGGCCGCCTTCCCCGGCATCGACCCGGCCCCGCACGGCCTGCGGGCGATCATCGTGGTCCACGCCGAGCTGGTACGGGACTCCTGCGGGTACGCCGTGCCCCGCATGGTCTACGAGGAGGACCGGGATTCGCACCGGCGGCGGTTCGTGCGGGAGGACGACGCGTCGCTCAGCGCGTACTTCACCGGTAAGGAGCACATCGCGACCAGCATCGACGGGCTGCCCGGCCTGCCGTTGCCGCTGCCGCCCTCTACGGTCTGAGCCATGCGCCGTCGCCTGGTCACCGCCCTCGTCTCCGCCTCCTTCTGCGCGCTCGGCCTCGCGCCCGCCGACCCCCCGCTGCCCGCGCGCCTCGCGGACACCGGCGGGGGCAGTCAGCTCATCACCGCCGAGGCGCCGGACGCCGGCTCCACCACCGGCACGCTCACCTGGTGGGACCTGCGGCACGGTCGGTGGACGGCGGCCGGGACGGCGCCCGCCCGGTTCGGGTCGGGCGGGCTGGTGGAGGGCAGCGAGCGCGAGCAGGGCACCAGCACCACACCGGCCGGGCTGTACGACCTGCCCTTCGGCTTCGGCATCGAGGCCGCCCCGGCCGGGACACGTGTCAAGTACCGCCCGGTGAAGGAGAGTTCCTGGTGGTGCCAGGACAACGACTCCCGCGCCTACAACCGCTGGACGGACCCCCTCCCCGCCGACTGCCGCGCCTCGGAGTCCGAGCACCTGGTCGCGTACCGCACCCAGTACGCCCACGCCCTCGTCATCGGCTTCAACTACCGCCACCCGGTCCGGGGTCGCGGCGCGGGCATCTTCCTGCACGTCAACGGCAAGGCGGCGACGGCCGGTTGCGTCTCCGTACCCCCCGACGCGATGGCCGAGATCCTCCGCTGGGCCGCCCCCTCCCGGCACCCGCACATCGCCATCGGGACGGCAGGCGGGGCCACCGCGCTCGTCCGCCGCTGAACCCCGCCAGGTCACCCGCCGGGACGCTGAACACTCCGCCCGCACCGCACGTATGAGTGGGCCAAGGGTCAAGTCCCCGGAGGAACCGTGACCACCACGCTCGCAGGCGGACGTGCCGCCCGCCGCCAGACGATGCGCCGCATCCGTCCGCGCCGCTCGCCGGCCGTCCCGCTCCTGCTCGTGGTGTGGGCGGGCGCGGCGGCCGTGCTGTGGCTCTGGTGGCACAACACCCCCTCGATCGCCGACAACGCCGGCCGGGTCCTGAACGCCGGGCGCATCACCGGGCTGCTGGCCGGGTACCTGATGGCGCTGGTCGTGCTCCAGATGGCGCGCGTACCGGCGCTGGAACGGAGGGTCGGCTCGGACCGGGTGGCCCGCTGGCACGCGATGAGCGGCCGCTACACGCTCAGCCTGGTCCTGGCGCACGTCTTCCTGATCATGTGGGGGTACGCCCTCCAGGCGGGCAAGTCGCTCGGCGACATCGTGCGGCAGACCGTCGACTCGGTGAACCAGCTCCC comes from the Streptomyces seoulensis genome and includes:
- a CDS encoding L,D-transpeptidase family protein; translated protein: MRRRLVTALVSASFCALGLAPADPPLPARLADTGGGSQLITAEAPDAGSTTGTLTWWDLRHGRWTAAGTAPARFGSGGLVEGSEREQGTSTTPAGLYDLPFGFGIEAAPAGTRVKYRPVKESSWWCQDNDSRAYNRWTDPLPADCRASESEHLVAYRTQYAHALVIGFNYRHPVRGRGAGIFLHVNGKAATAGCVSVPPDAMAEILRWAAPSRHPHIAIGTAGGATALVRR